The sequence TTGACGAAGCCAGAAGACGCGGATTTAGATAGCAAACAAAAAACTGACGTAAATACGAAGAAAGAGAGATCCTTAGCCGATGAACTTAGAGAAGCAGAGGAAGATGAGAGATCTGGTGCAAAAATTCGGAGAGAATTGCTAAGAGAGTTTCGAAAAAGAGGGGGAGGCATCAGAGAGGCGATGGAAAGGGATAGATTAGGGAAACTTGCGCTTGCTGTAGAAGAAGACGAAGACTACGAAGATTGTGGGCTGTCGGCGGCAGCGCGACGGTTGGACGCTCTGCTGGTGGAGTCACGCAGTTTACACGAAGAGCTCGCGGGCATTCACGAGGACATGCAGGTGCTGGCCCGACGAGTGGCTCGCCGCGACCACTGACGCGTTGGTACCCACTGACCACTGCCACCACTTACCTTACCACAAAATTGcacaaatctataaaaaatagtatttttggcgttaatttaataagaaatttatctAAGAAACTGACGTTTAAAATGCGAATGTAAACACATTTAACGTTTTACTTCAGTTCAGACAGTTCTTGATAAAGCAATAaatgtagatatttatataaataaccaaCGGACACAATTGTTATCGCGTGCACTGCAAAGCAGCACTCACGTACTTTCTCAATCTAAATTCTTCAAtttctttctttaaaaaaacaaaacgagcGAGATATTTCTTAGAaccaacatttatattattacactacTTAGGTGCTTCTCTAATGCGTAACCACTGCGGTCAGAAGCTGACAATATTCGTGACATACAAGtactaacaatattatataatgtccGACATTATTGGAGAATTATATCGTATTgtgtataaatcaaataatctgCTAACGAACCGTAGGCATTTAGGCTCAACAAGCGCGTACTTAATGGTCCAATAACGGCTCCTAATTAATCTTTGTTTGCCGGTGGTGGTGGTGGCGGCGgtgcttaaatatgtatatttattgtttatttacacaCAAGCTCTAAGCTTCCCTTTTTACGTGACGTAGGGTTGTCAATTTTAGGaagaattattcttattttatgcCGACCGAATAAACTTGGCGATTATCGCGAatgtaaaaatgatatttatttttaaaaataataatagctttgtCCGTTTTAAGGAAAATTTTAATTCCTTGTTTGCGTCAATCTCAATCAAATGGGGGTAAATAGCGTAATGCTAGTTCAAGGAGAAATAACCGAAGAGGTCAGGTCCGAACTTGCGACTTTTACATCAGCCCGTAAACCTTTTCGCAATTAGCGatatattgatttgatattaattttgtacgtaaattgaaaattaaaaccaaTGTGGCTTATGGTATTTTAGTACTGAAATGCTCTTCTTCATTATTCACGCACCCTTATACGATTATAGGGTTGGCACGATGAGTTTCGTTATTCTATGCATCTCGTATATAGATCAACAGTTAGTGtcttctttttatttcttttaagttACTCATGCCTTAGAGCTACTGATATTCAACCTAACACTCTcgttatttaaatcaatcaatgttatatatatttccttacaatttaatattttattaaaggtacAAGAGGATCCTGTTCCTtccgaacatttttttaaagtcatacTGCCATTGCACAGTGGTAGTTGCacgttaagaaataattatcattacttATGTCACTGATCCGCCCCTGaggactataattttatttcccttgtgcctgtagttaacttacactaattattttgtatacttgTTTTTcatgatttttgtatttttttttataatacatatctaATGTAGGCGATATAtcggtcacctgatggtaagaggtcatcGCAAAGGagcaaagatgttatgttccttgtacctttagttacactggctcactcatccttttcGCGATATTTCATACCTACATTCGCTGcttgtttttcattaaaaatatatgtctaaaACCTCTCGCCAGCCCTGTTCACTCACGCAGAGGATACCGGATGCGTTGGTTACGCTGATTTTTCCTTTGAAGTTTAAACTCAAGGGTCCGCCGGCCAGCACATTTTCATTCctccaatttaatttttaatctgtgtgtTTTAAAATTCACGCTCTTTTATGTAACGCTATTATTCTCTTTAGCTTTACGTTACATACGTACATTAGGTATGTTTATTTTGCCCGTTTTACTCGGaaaccttttattttaaaatatttatgacattttacataattttaaacacgACTTTACTATTGCCACACGAGAAAAATCTGTTTTTACCAGACGTAGGATCAGTATGCGCCTTTGATATTTATAGAATAGAAGATTTATACTAATTTACAGCTCTATACGAATTATTGTTACTAAAAAAGTTGTTTTAACCGGACTACAAGTCAAAttcgaaaattaatattaggtataaacgcaaaattataaatttaaaaattaaacaatagttTGATAacgtacttttaattttaaagggaCAATATAGATTAAAACTCAATTACGAAtactaaaataacttaaaatatatctgcAGTCAGCCGTCGCACAGGTGAAGGCGGACACCTGTCTTAGATTATGTATAAAAGCTTAAAGGTCAcaatcaatacatataaaatagtaaaatattttattcgagtaaaaattagttaaatagCAGGCTGTAAAAGTTTGacgagccgaggtggcccagtggttagaacgcgtacatcttaaccgataatttcgggttcaaacccaggcaagcaccactgaattttcatgtgcttaatttgtgtttataattcatctcgtgttcggcggtgaaggaaacctgcatgtgtctaatttcaacgaaattctgccacatgtgtattccaccaacctgcattggagcagcgtggtggaaaatcaaccaaccttctcctcagagggagtgAAGGCcttagtgggaaatttacaggctgcttatgcttATGCTAAAAGTTTGGTACAGAAAATGTGTTGGGCTAAAGTCTCCTCTATTTCGAGTtggccagtttaactacaggcacaacttACGCATCAGTTTTGGAAGGGatgcttaaattttatacagaGCAATCCGCcaaccaattttaaataaaaaacgaataaattccAAATCATTCCAATACATTTAAGAACCAGTAGAACCATAACGAATGTCATTTAGCAATTTCATTATTCTGGCATGCGGTTTCAACTGTCAGAAATCAGAATCAATCAATAGCGTGTTCGATAATTAGCCCGATTTAATTACGTCCGcctaaaaattaatactaagtaACAATTTAAGCGTTGTTGTCAAACCAATATAGCCTTTAAGGTTCACGTAATAGGAGCTACATCAGCTATTCCGCGTGTAACCATATCCTGTCagcgataatatctaataattaatttaaataggcaCTTACAGCGCTTTAATCGGATTAATATACTAATACTCGATACATACTGATTAAGCGTTGTGTAAAATAGTAACAGTATTAATACATAAGGTTAATTTTCACTGATCGTATATATTTTGGGACGAGTGACGTCACAAACATCGTggtacaaatttttaaataagtaatcttGTCAGGAATAGGTTTCAAGTATCCTATATCCTTTTTTGTACAGAGTTTTGTTAGATGATTTTGCTCATCGTTTACTATTTAAGATTGAAAGGTTGAGAAACtctcacatttattataatataagtttcagtagcttcgcttgcgttttataGATATTAGGCATTAAAAAAGTATACCTATGTCCTATCTCTGAGTTGCAAGCTTTCTTCATCctaaatttcgtcaaatttgcTTTAGTGGCCGTCAAAGAACAACAGaccaacaaacagacagagctTCTTTCGCATGTATAGTATAagttagataattattttataatgaaattttagtAGTAGTATGGACATTCAAAAAAGGTCTTCTAGTACATAACTTACTTAAAACCTAACTTAGCACGtgcaattaaaattatcgtTTACTCTAATGAAGTGAAAATACATACTGTATCAAGAACTGGCTGCCTTCCGCAGTTTCAACCGCGTGAAACGACACTGGCTTTACACGCGTGAGTCGTAGCGTGATTCTATAACTACTTGGTGCGGTTGAGTATGTCACACCTCATATATTTTACGACAGCAATAgacggtattgttgtgttccggtttataggatgtttaactacaggcacaagggatacaaCACCTTAGTTAGCAAATTGGTTGCACATTGGATACATGATTATGactacagtaccaatgtctatagacAGATATATTTACCATCAGACGGCcaatttgccagtccacctacctatataataaaaaataaactcgcGGTAAATGAGCCACATAAcgcaaatatattcaaactgggtattatactttttacaCCCGCGAGGAGCAGGTGTTAAGTTTACTATGTCAATTTAGAAACCCCTGACAACATCTATGCGAAATTTGATGGTGAACGGTTGAGTGATTAATGAATAAACGTCGTCTAATTACAtccttgaaataattatatcataaaataaataaaaaaccgtctgcttttttgttaaaattgcatacttaattgtatgtttattagGTATGTCAGTGTACTTGTGTGAATTTAACTtagaaattactttaattacaataagaaacaagtaaaatattatacacaccAACTACCTGACTGGTCTATTGACAGACTTCCTGGATTCAAATCCTGGGGTCCCATTGTTCTTGGCATCATACTAGCAGTGTTTGCGGTACCGTGTTtcggaaaatatttaaagccgCTTGTCCGGCACCTGTTCTAAATATTCTATCCAATTGGACTATGAGAGTAAGGGACCGTGCATCTGTGTTAACACACATATTTGTGCACTATATCTGCTGCGCTGTTGTGTTTGAGTTAaattatacgatttattttagGCAGCTTATCAGCTTATCAGATATCGAGCACACAAAATTAACGTtagtttttacaatatatttttaagctgcAAGGATATTCATCATCATTCATAGGTCATTATCATACTATTTCCAAAATATGACCAGTATTCCTTAATAAGAGGTGATCTTGCCAGAGGAAATTAGAGGAAACAGTATTCAggataaatttgtaataattggcACAcgttcttatataaaatatgttcccAGATTCAGTGTGCGCGCGCATGTCGTTGCACGGCCGCCGCACGTGCGCTCACGGCGGAATCGCGAGCGTTGCGTTACCTGGACGACGTGGTGGCGCTGCTGCGCGGTGACGTCACAGCCGCCCAACGAACCCGCGCCTGGCCCTTTGCTATAGGCCGCAGACAGCCCGGCAGGAACTATATTGTATAAAGCaggtaaaaaatgaaaaataacgccttgtaaatatcccactagTGGGCTAAGACTCCTTTCCCTATTTTTAAGGTCAACCCGATTTAATTTTAcgattacatattataaagataGAAAACTAAGAGATTTTTAAACGTTTCTTCAAAAGGCACTGTCTCGTTAAGCACCCACTTCATAAAgcaatttaatatagaaacgtATTTACcaaaagtaattattacttttttgtatacGAAAGTAAAGGTGTGTGTAAGGTTAAttactaatctatactaatattataaaagtgaaaaCAACTCGGACTGTCACgcttaaactactgaaccgatttagatgaaatttagtataggtatgtagtttgagtcccgggaagAACATATGCTACTTATAATTCACCCCCCAAATTGAGGATGACGGTTTGTTTGTTATAGGTACAGTTTTATCATTCTCGCGCGGGTAAAACTGCGGGTTCAGCTAgtactttaatatttactataactaATGAGACATTATTGGCGTCAATATTAGTTAGGGCAAGGAAACCAAAActattaatgttgttttataGATGTCcctatttaatatgataatcttATTGACTTAATATAAAGTCCCAAATATGTtggaaacaatattttaaaacgctgtccattcaaatacatatatatgatattagaaacaagaaattaatttctaaaatataattgttctaTGCGCCATAGTTTGAATAAGATTCCAAGATTAATCTTGCAAAAATATGAAGTAGGTTTAATTCCGTGTGAACCTAGGTTCACCTAGACTTGATATATTCaagagaaataattaaatattcttaagcgTGTTACGAACGTAATAATATTGGGCAATAGtacatatataactatacaagcatcatattatttttattattgcatcTCTACAAATTAATCATCCGTGGCATTGTTTAACTTAATAGCTATTTTTTAATGGTcacttaaatatttcaacaacatATAATTTGCAAGAACTGACTATGATGATACTTTTTAtgtcttataatttatacacagACGTGCTGTccgttattatatcatattatttgtaatcGTTATACCAAATTATATTACTGTACTATGCCTGCATTTTATTGTCAGGCAACCTCACAATCAGTATGATTGGATTCATACTATGATACTAtaactattatgtatatacgtatgtataataataatattatatacgtatgtataggTATGAGCAAAAAATGAGTTAttcggtctatttataatattggagctcgagactcccttcgggatctttttaataaagtggATATACTTAAAGTTGCTTCACAATATGTTAACAACAGTATTATGTATGTTCACTATGATATAGATATTTTCGGAAGAAACGGTGACAATGATTGTACCTATAGACATGAGGAAAAgcaaactaataacacctagtttccgactttaATACATCCTTCGGATGCACGGtattcatttgtataataaaactttttgtaatttgacctattaaaacttaaagctcatgtcaaaaagacattgataaataaatcaaattactcATTATAAGACTACCTTAAAGATAAAATCTTAGTATTAATCGTTTACAGgatgtataaaagtatttaaaacgggatatttaccatgttttttatttttatttggactACATGTCTTGTCCACGAGACTCATCATGAACAAGacatgtagtaataaaaataaccatgttaattttaaatcttatttcggatatataaaaatttaattctactttactgacatacactgtaattaaaatgataaaaaaacagtaattacgGAGTTTTTTTGCCGATTCTTCTTTGTAAaatctattttccgaaccggtagtagctttatatttaattcaacgctGTGACATGAGgattaaaatgtacttttattggcctacttgaataaataatattttgattgattgatattataGTTTAAGTTTGGGGATGGAAAATCACAGTTTACAAAGTTTGAATACTTCATCACcctgactattttatttatatttataaataaaggcaAATTGTGTACCAGTGAGCAAAACGTTCGAAACacgtccatagacaatgtcaGAAGTTTACatcacttatttaattaaccaaTCACATCACACCACCAATCAATACGCCTAATTGATAGTCCAAGACTTGAACATCATCGGTTTTTCATCTTGCATTCTGATTTAGGACGAACCCTCTACAAGCTATGTTATGTCGCTATCCACATATTCTGGAGCCCGAAACACTACGAAAACTATTCAATGATAGAAAAAACTGTGTGATAGCTACCAACTCCACCTTTGTACTTCTCTGCACTCATAACCGCACTGTCAAAATGTAAACTTCAATTAAAACTCGACTTAAAATCAtcacaaaaaattaaaagtaacttgaaattatattaagtctACAACAAAATAAGTGAAGGTTAAAATGGCGAGGCGCAAACGAACACCAAACTTTACTTACCGTTTAAGTGAAACGAAGATTTACGAATTAGATAAGTGACTGAGAAAGTGAGAACTCGACGGCTTTATTTATAACGATCGTTGGAAAGATGGTTACGTTTGTGAACTGCCTAAATCTTTATACATCTATCTATTTCaaacattaaacttttaaaataaaccaagaATAAATTATGCCAAAGTGTCGAATTCTGGATCACTTGCTCAAAAACAGTTTTAACATTAAATCATTTAGGAGAAGGCTTAATGTTTTACCATCACGCTGATATTCTTTAAGATTCACTGCTTGTTCCATGATATTCATCCATTCAATAATTCACACCATCGCATGTTctgatcacaaaaaaaaaacactactgagtttttacgttcttaatttgtattaatattgctCGGCGTTGGAGAAAACATCATGATGAAATTGTACGAGTTATATGGTCAAACGTTACAAGCCGAGTTATATGGTCAAATGCTTGTACGTTACAATATCTTATCTTGAACACAAGAGACGAACCATTACGAGCAATTGCCTAACATTGGATCATACATATACTATCTTTAAGACTTCAACTGGCAATCTTAACAGTATCAATTTGGCTTCGAATTGTACATTTTTCCAAATATacgtatcaaatcaaatcaaaatatactttattcttataataattaactttttgtaAAAAAGGCTTGTGATTGTAACAGTTTTTTTGATAGAACgattgtttcttttttcttatatataaaatatcagacACCAAGGTTCGAGCCCAATGaggttctaccgagaagaaccgccaagaaactcagtagttactccttttcaacatataaaaatacagtcatgttagttaaatacaattatatatgcatgttatgtctcctgcctggaagtgaacaagcattaacttgtttaaaattacGCATTCACATGTTTAATCTCCACTACCAAATATACAATTATCACAAACAAAATTAGAACAGATTTATTATCACATAATTACTAtctagttaaattaaatgtgagCGATGTCTATTGTCAATTCATGTCAGTAAGCATTAAACGCTGGCTGAGCACCAAACGAGCTAATAGAGGGTGAACTACGGCCTGCGGGACACGGTACTGGCTTCGGACAGGCCCATACGTGTCGAATGTCCGTATATTGTACGCTGATCAATAatctatttgttttgtaatataaaacgaGTATGTTATACAAACATTTACACCAATTCGTTTTCGTCcagtgttcgaaattcaaaatattattgaaaacaacgtctacgtaatattatatgttgtcTTTTTTGTTTCGACGTCGCTATTGatgccaaataaaaaataaaatatggattgaaaaattgatattatctaaatcaatatttttactctgaaacaattaaaagacaaaaaacAACTATCTaagattaaatttgataaactgtttcatgtgaaaaaaaattttttctcgTCAGAAAAAATCGTTTCTCGTTTCCCCCACTTGAAGTGGGACTTACCGGTGCCCAGGACGATTAGCGCGGTGCGCGGTCCAAGTACACCgaaatacctactaaaaaatcAGCGGTACCATCTGTCTCTTTGGCGGGCGTTACGTTATCGCTTTTGCATGCCACCGTGACGGTAACTTGACCACCTGTTTTAACCGTTTTATAGTACTTCTACCTTTCAATTCGCGATATATTTGATccgttataaataatagattcgCATCGTACGCCATCATgcatttaagtataatttgtaTGACGTCAGTTAATATAAAGTAAggcgttattttttaatttattataattataaaaattacgcGACTAATGGAAGTCGAAATTTACCAATTTAAGTAGTTAGCTAGTTTGcgacgttaaattattatggaGGAAAATTGATTTGCATATCGGTGAGCAGTATGAACGACACGATACGATTTtaggaaaataatatatcataacatAACAACATGGCATAACTCAACAAGCAATAAATTTTTGATGGTAACTATTTCGTTTTTAATGACAGTTGATTGTAAAATACTACGTTGAAACACATACTGCAtactatgatattaataattggtGTCCTACATCTATGATCAATATAGTATGGAAATTCTAtataaatcagaaaaaaataaataaacaaaaaacttacctatttataatattagtataggacttatacagttaaattaaaatttagaacaatatatttgtaatacctTATCAGTGTATTCGGATATGGGGGCATGGAAAAGCTGCTTAGAAAGAGATTTTATCTTTGaggtaaataaatgttaagaatTTAAGGGATGACAACAGGAACTAACTaaactgtatttaactaacattactgtatttttagatattgaaaaagagtactaagtttcatgccggttcttatcggtagaatttacattccgaaccggtggtagctttactttaaatagtttgttaaatgacgatttaaaaagggctcgtaaaagcctacttgaataaagtatattttgatttgatttggctTGAACCTCATTGGGCTCGAACCTTTGtgtctgatattttataaataagaaaaaagaaacaatcgttctatcaaaaaaaaaatgttacaattacAAGCCTTTTTTACAAAAAGTTTCAAATTCTTGTTATAAGTACGTATGAATATCTgtaaaatcgttattttttttcctcAGTATTtgcttttctttttaataagaaCGTTTGAATTGAATCGTGTGACGATATCTTATCGCACTCGTTTCACTGTTTACTGAAGAATCCTCATTACGGAGCAGCCGGTACCGGCGCGGACCGATCGCTATAACGCGAGACACGAGAATTACGCCACAACGAAACGCCCCGCCGTCCGCGTCGTCGTAGCATTTAAACCATTattacgattaaaataaaaattccaactGAAGCTATGTCACAgacgatttataaattatccaAATATTGCGCACGCTATGAATTGTCGAGGGAATTTCCTattcttatgttaaaaattggcGATGTCGTTTTGGAgacattttgtgttttttttcatGGTATAGGTGACAAAAAGGccttcctaaaaggccggcaacgcatctgcaaccctcccggtgttgcagatgtccatgggcggtgggaacctcctgctcgtttgcccccaaTATAAGAAAAAAGACAAACGAGCAGCAGGCTCACCTGATGAAGAGTGACATGAacttgttagtttttttttattgaaacaaatatttatttaaccattataatagctgtagtaatcgtaatattgtattaattatttaacaagcaataacaattataatatcgtaccttaaatgttaacacaTTGCTGCTCCAGGAAGAGTAAAGAGTAACGTAGCTGTACCGAACGTCCATCACTTATATGAAATTAACTACAAACCAGATGattcacaatattgaacagaaaagtcaaagtaccctcttatttaatatcaatgttatcaatacaattccaaaataatttaaatttaattattattattacagaattgattcaaaaatttaatatacatgatGTAAGCCTTTTTTGTAATCgtctaattattaaataatttcttacttaatctgtcaCGCTCCACCGGGGGGGGCGTGCAGGTGCAATGGCAgaatttaagaaatgtgtacgctcttttcttaaaggttcccaagtcgtaacATAAATATGCACAAATGCACGAAATACGGATaccattttacttttaatatattatacaatctgAGATTCCATGGTCGGCGTTTGAATTGTTTAGAAATTCTTGTAGTGTCTATGTGTGCTAAAGTTCGTATCATGAGGTGATCAATTTGCATGTCTGCGTGtctaaagatttaaatttagattagaaaaaaaaacgcatgTAGATTTTATGCAAAAACTACCGTTATGCATAACTAGGAGAGTAGttgtttgttttaatgataTGAACACGTAACAGTTGggtgttgaatttaattaattaagttccCTTCCTTCTAAGGACTGGCTCCTTCGTCTAAAGGGTAGATACATGGCCAAAAATCGCAAAGTCCTGAGTTCAAAGCCCAGATCTAGCCGATAAAATGTTACAAGTCAT comes from Vanessa atalanta chromosome 3, ilVanAtal1.2, whole genome shotgun sequence and encodes:
- the LOC125077074 gene encoding uncharacterized protein LOC125077074, translated to MSLCAQPQDDSTVVPPLIIIEEPDPRDCSAVTLPPEGNVKLRNYRIVNDNLRAYTASGDVLTSPTKGKLVSKFDLWSSISPPRDKILELLRPEDPGKDALEAIVRATPRRGLVRPYDEDTKRFLQRTLVTTSSTNLPQQLNSEPEPRLTKPEDADLDSKQKTDVNTKKERSLADELREAEEDERSGAKIRRELLREFRKRGGGIREAMERDRLGKLALAVEEDEDYEDCGLSAAARRLDALLVESRSLHEELAGIHEDMQIQCARACRCTAAARALTAESRALRYLDDVVALLRGDVTAAQRTRAWPFAIGRRQPGRNYIV